From one Sphingobacteriales bacterium genomic stretch:
- a CDS encoding GMC family oxidoreductase: MEDNGLFDTMLMNDSIHAVEDDADFVIIGSGCAGSTVARWLSAAGKSVILVEEGAPHQPGLGSSMEIMSKMYRDAGTSVCLGEETVPLLQGKCLGGGSVINAAIQIRFPEWVWQEWVAADKKWERLLPWKELMEANDILDRELQITETPPHLLGGNGVAMLKGFGDMAHPIRRNTPGCKGLGRCILGCPNDGKESTDKNYISMSVKNGARVYSSCAVKKVVIQHKRAVGVEGKFTSGASFKAHARQAVILAASAVQTPWLLLNSGVKLQGNGFMAHPGSSIMGLFDEKISTGPGGTQTAESLHWLKENIKFESMLLPYDLKAARVPGIGKELQSRLEKIDHTAYWQVACKAEARGQVIRGPFGAMVKYSLTNKDRSTILRGISMMAEAMFVAGAKEVWPHVYGVPEAITTVEQARAIAGIKPGPGIMPMAATHLFCGVNVRDRFQLEGIDGLVVADSSFFPGNIGVNPMSSIMSAAALVAQAWS; the protein is encoded by the coding sequence ATGGAAGACAATGGCCTTTTTGACACAATGCTGATGAATGATTCCATACACGCGGTAGAAGACGATGCTGACTTTGTCATCATCGGTTCCGGATGTGCCGGTTCCACCGTTGCACGTTGGCTTTCTGCTGCGGGTAAAAGTGTCATTCTCGTCGAAGAAGGTGCACCGCACCAACCCGGTTTAGGCAGTTCCATGGAAATCATGTCAAAGATGTACCGCGATGCGGGTACCAGTGTTTGCTTAGGCGAGGAAACGGTTCCGTTACTGCAGGGAAAATGTCTGGGCGGCGGCTCCGTCATCAACGCAGCCATACAGATTCGTTTTCCGGAATGGGTATGGCAGGAATGGGTGGCTGCCGATAAGAAATGGGAAAGACTGTTGCCCTGGAAGGAACTCATGGAAGCCAACGATATTCTCGACAGGGAATTGCAGATAACGGAAACTCCCCCGCATCTGCTGGGAGGAAACGGCGTTGCCATGCTGAAAGGCTTTGGCGATATGGCACATCCCATCCGCAGAAATACACCGGGCTGCAAAGGTTTGGGAAGATGCATATTGGGCTGCCCGAACGACGGCAAAGAAAGTACGGACAAAAATTATATATCTATGTCCGTGAAGAATGGTGCAAGGGTGTACAGCAGCTGTGCAGTGAAAAAGGTTGTCATTCAGCATAAACGCGCCGTCGGAGTGGAAGGTAAATTCACCTCGGGAGCTTCTTTCAAGGCACATGCCAGACAGGCCGTGATTCTGGCAGCCAGTGCGGTACAGACACCCTGGCTCCTGCTGAATAGCGGCGTTAAGCTGCAGGGTAACGGCTTTATGGCGCATCCCGGCTCGTCCATCATGGGCTTGTTTGATGAAAAGATAAGCACCGGTCCGGGCGGAACGCAAACGGCAGAATCGCTGCACTGGCTAAAAGAAAATATCAAGTTTGAAAGCATGCTGCTGCCCTATGATTTGAAAGCGGCACGTGTACCCGGCATTGGAAAAGAACTGCAAAGCCGCCTGGAGAAAATAGACCATACGGCATACTGGCAGGTGGCCTGTAAGGCGGAAGCCCGCGGGCAGGTCATTCGCGGGCCATTCGGGGCAATGGTAAAGTATAGCCTGACGAACAAAGACAGAAGCACTATCCTGCGCGGCATCTCCATGATGGCGGAAGCCATGTTTGTCGCCGGTGCGAAAGAAGTATGGCCGCACGTATATGGTGTCCCGGAAGCGATTACCACGGTGGAACAGGCGCGCGCCATTGCCGGCATAAAACCGGGGCCGGGCATTATGCCGATGGCGGCCACCCATCTGTTTTGCGGGGTCAATGTGCGGGATAGATTTCAGTTGGAAGGTATAGACGGACTAGTGGTGGCTGATTCTTCCTTTTTTCCGGGTAATATCGGTGTCAATCCTATGTCATCTATCATGTCTGCCGCTGCCTTGGTGGCGCAGGCCTGGTCTTAA
- a CDS encoding alpha/beta hydrolase fold domain-containing protein, translating into MERYLHTNTSLQIRKWLPALLLMQIVFFSAYAQCPQRYRDRVFTDTKPSLDIGYGGNKLNVDGTYTFLAYDLFEPKDDTAQLRPLVVLIHGGGFTNQIPLNRKSPEIIEIAKDLAKRGYVTASPEYRLFGGETTYDKMLGTVPAAFLDINSFMCYMANSVQHGNPYRIDTSKVFIGGSSAGALLALNFSVFVNDTADLTGEMKRAMNIVTALDRVNPQTILQNKFCGLRPKGLLLISGAMIDTSLIKPVNTPVFLVHGMLDGALPFYEGNALGDPALPKVFGPGIFRNQLERAGIPVEAHIYPDKYHVPVLFPFGDNLLLALQLTLQTGSIFDKPVMDSTQRQMADFCYRLMGSPATDCSVTAVKQNVITGQLNITPNPAAGLFNVQLPKALLYKNVRIIVYNITGQAVYDEAVHTAGNIAIDITGQTRGMYMLTLTVEQADGPYLYADKLMYH; encoded by the coding sequence ATGGAAAGATATTTACATACCAATACTTCTCTTCAGATTAGAAAATGGCTGCCTGCCCTGCTACTGATGCAAATCGTGTTTTTTTCTGCTTACGCACAGTGCCCGCAGCGTTACAGGGACAGGGTTTTTACAGATACCAAACCGAGCCTGGATATCGGATATGGCGGCAATAAGCTGAATGTTGACGGAACATACACATTCCTGGCATACGATCTTTTTGAACCAAAAGATGATACGGCACAACTGCGTCCGTTGGTCGTTCTGATACACGGCGGTGGTTTTACCAATCAGATACCGTTAAACCGAAAAAGCCCGGAGATTATTGAAATCGCAAAAGACCTGGCAAAACGGGGATATGTAACCGCTTCACCCGAGTATCGCTTATTCGGTGGCGAGACCACCTATGATAAAATGTTGGGTACTGTTCCTGCTGCATTTCTAGACATCAATTCGTTTATGTGTTACATGGCCAATTCGGTGCAACACGGAAATCCATACCGGATAGACACTTCTAAAGTCTTTATCGGAGGTTCTTCCGCCGGCGCACTCCTTGCATTGAATTTTTCCGTTTTTGTAAATGATACTGCTGATCTAACCGGAGAGATGAAACGGGCCATGAATATTGTCACCGCACTCGACAGGGTAAATCCGCAAACCATCCTGCAAAACAAGTTTTGTGGTTTACGGCCCAAAGGACTTCTGTTGATCTCCGGTGCCATGATTGATACCAGTTTAATTAAGCCGGTGAATACGCCTGTCTTTTTAGTCCATGGAATGCTGGACGGTGCCTTGCCCTTTTATGAAGGGAATGCGTTGGGGGATCCGGCATTGCCTAAAGTATTTGGGCCGGGAATCTTTAGGAATCAATTGGAACGTGCCGGTATTCCCGTAGAAGCCCATATTTATCCGGATAAATACCACGTGCCTGTATTGTTTCCATTCGGGGATAATTTGCTTCTGGCCCTGCAGTTAACGTTACAGACAGGCTCTATCTTCGATAAACCGGTCATGGACAGCACACAGCGGCAAATGGCGGATTTTTGTTACAGGCTGATGGGCAGCCCGGCTACCGATTGCTCGGTGACTGCCGTAAAACAAAATGTCATTACCGGTCAGCTGAACATCACACCCAATCCAGCAGCAGGCTTGTTTAACGTACAACTTCCCAAAGCACTCCTCTATAAAAATGTTCGCATAATAGTGTATAACATCACCGGTCAAGCGGTCTATGATGAAGCGGTTCATACTGCCGGAAATATAGCCATCGATATCACCGGCCAGACAAGGGGAATGTATATGTTAACTTTGACGGTGGAGCAAGCCGACGGACCTTATCTTTATGCAGATAAGTTGATGTATCATTAG
- a CDS encoding beta-glucosidase, protein MGSDNNLATDMKTETANERQISASQFGKDFVWGTATASYQIEGAWNLDGKGESIWDHFTHHTRRVKNRATGDVACDFYHRYESDIELMHRMKIPASRFSISWPRLIPDGTGAVNQKGLDFYNRVIDKCLKEYINPWVTCYHWDLPQKLQEKGGWANRDILGWFEEYVALCAKQFGDRAKNWMVFNEPVSFIHGGYLAGVGAPGKIGFRNFYPAVHYATLCQGVGGRALKALVKDGNIGTTYSCMPVDPLNDSAGSIDAARRYDALLNRIFIEPTLGMGYPVDALPALRKLEKYFKPEDEKNIVHDFDFIGLQNYTRLVIKPLFFIPVVRGIPVKPGRFGNDVTEMNWEVYPEGIYKIIRQFAQYSQIKKFYITENGAAFKDEVVNGEVNDYKRIQYLKDYLAQVLRAKNDGIDIGGYFVWSFMDNFEWAEGYRPRFGLVHVDYDTQKRTVKDSGKWFSRFLNS, encoded by the coding sequence ATGGGATCAGATAATAATCTGGCTACAGATATGAAGACAGAGACGGCAAATGAACGGCAAATAAGCGCTTCCCAATTTGGTAAAGATTTTGTGTGGGGAACGGCTACAGCTTCCTACCAGATTGAAGGTGCCTGGAATCTGGATGGCAAGGGAGAATCCATCTGGGATCACTTCACCCATCATACGAGAAGAGTTAAAAACCGGGCTACGGGTGATGTAGCCTGTGATTTTTATCATCGGTATGAAAGCGATATCGAACTCATGCACAGGATGAAAATTCCCGCATCTCGTTTCTCCATCAGTTGGCCGCGCCTGATTCCGGATGGTACAGGAGCCGTCAATCAGAAAGGGCTGGACTTTTATAATCGCGTCATAGATAAATGTTTGAAAGAATATATTAATCCGTGGGTAACCTGTTATCACTGGGACCTGCCGCAAAAACTGCAGGAAAAGGGTGGCTGGGCCAACCGCGATATACTCGGCTGGTTTGAGGAATATGTTGCTTTATGTGCCAAACAGTTTGGAGACAGGGCGAAGAACTGGATGGTGTTCAATGAGCCGGTATCTTTTATACATGGCGGCTATCTGGCAGGCGTGGGAGCCCCCGGAAAAATCGGTTTCCGGAATTTCTATCCGGCAGTCCACTATGCCACCTTATGTCAGGGCGTCGGAGGAAGGGCATTGAAAGCGCTCGTAAAAGACGGGAATATCGGTACCACTTATTCCTGTATGCCTGTTGACCCTTTAAATGACTCAGCAGGAAGCATAGATGCAGCCAGACGATACGATGCGCTGTTAAACCGTATTTTTATTGAACCGACTCTTGGGATGGGATATCCGGTGGATGCCCTTCCCGCACTCAGGAAACTTGAAAAATATTTCAAGCCGGAAGATGAAAAAAATATCGTACACGACTTTGATTTCATAGGTCTGCAGAATTATACTAGGCTGGTCATCAAACCCTTGTTTTTTATTCCGGTGGTTCGGGGAATCCCCGTCAAACCGGGCCGATTCGGCAATGATGTCACGGAGATGAACTGGGAAGTCTATCCCGAAGGAATCTATAAAATCATCCGGCAGTTTGCGCAATACAGTCAAATAAAGAAATTCTATATCACTGAAAATGGAGCAGCTTTCAAAGATGAAGTGGTGAACGGCGAAGTAAATGACTACAAAAGAATTCAGTACCTGAAGGATTATTTAGCACAGGTGCTCCGGGCGAAAAATGATGGCATCGATATCGGCGGCTATTTTGTATGGTCCTTCATGGATAATTTTGAATGGGCGGAAGGTTACCGTCCGAGATTCGGACTGGTCCATGTGGACTATGATACCCAAAAACGCACCGTTAAGGATTCCGGAAAATGGTTTTCCCGATTTTTAAACAGTTAA
- a CDS encoding amidase: protein MNNKINAFANDALGTLDAVGVAEAIASKKISVAEATEAAIARAEKVNGALNAIVLKTYDDARHTENLNDKGLLYGVPAFIKDNENIKGYPTQKGTGAFKAKPAKSNSKYVKQFLSTGVNCIGKSTLPEFGFICSTENERWGITRNPWDTEYTTGGSSSGSAALVASGVVPIAIANDGAGSTRLPASCCGLVGLKPTRDRLKPMFGTETLPVNIVYSGVLTRTVRDTAAFYAAAEQYYRNSKLPELGHVQLPVNRRLRIAFFENLPDGRQGHMDEDTYRVQLETARLLESLGHKVEMIKVPVNIEELTVHYLNYYGFLSYMTSNFGRLVLGSKVDKSVLEPFTLGLMNTFSKNKLALPGSLRTLKRVAEKTERDIEKDFDLVMTSVTTKTTPKIGYFSPTLSYEEVAYRAADFASFLPLFNISGSPAIALPLGVASNGMPVGVQFAAPHGQDRLLLELALELESVQPFRQIYNV from the coding sequence ATGAATAACAAAATCAACGCCTTTGCCAATGACGCGCTTGGAACGCTGGACGCCGTGGGTGTAGCGGAAGCCATTGCCTCTAAAAAGATTTCAGTTGCAGAAGCGACGGAAGCCGCCATCGCCCGTGCCGAGAAGGTCAACGGTGCCTTGAATGCCATTGTATTGAAAACATACGACGATGCGCGTCATACTGAAAATTTAAATGATAAAGGATTACTTTATGGTGTTCCGGCATTTATCAAGGATAACGAAAATATCAAAGGGTATCCTACACAAAAAGGAACCGGTGCCTTCAAGGCGAAACCTGCAAAAAGCAACAGTAAATATGTAAAACAGTTTTTGTCGACCGGCGTAAACTGCATAGGTAAAAGTACGCTGCCCGAGTTTGGCTTTATCTGCAGTACGGAAAATGAACGCTGGGGTATCACACGTAATCCCTGGGATACTGAGTATACGACCGGTGGTTCTTCCTCCGGTTCCGCTGCACTGGTGGCGAGTGGTGTCGTGCCGATTGCGATTGCAAACGATGGCGCAGGTTCCACCCGCCTGCCGGCATCCTGCTGCGGACTGGTAGGTTTGAAACCTACGCGTGATCGCCTGAAACCCATGTTCGGCACGGAAACATTGCCTGTCAATATCGTTTATTCCGGGGTGTTGACAAGAACAGTGAGGGATACTGCAGCTTTTTACGCGGCAGCAGAACAATATTACCGTAATTCAAAATTGCCTGAATTAGGCCATGTGCAATTACCGGTTAACCGTCGGTTACGTATTGCCTTCTTTGAGAATTTACCAGACGGTCGGCAAGGCCATATGGACGAGGATACCTATCGGGTTCAGCTGGAAACAGCCAGATTGCTGGAATCACTCGGCCACAAGGTGGAAATGATTAAAGTACCGGTGAATATCGAGGAACTTACCGTTCATTACCTGAACTATTACGGGTTCTTATCATACATGACGAGTAATTTTGGAAGGCTGGTGCTGGGATCCAAGGTGGACAAGTCTGTACTCGAACCTTTTACGCTGGGGCTGATGAATACATTCAGCAAGAATAAACTAGCCCTTCCGGGAAGTCTGCGAACCTTGAAGCGGGTTGCTGAAAAAACGGAACGGGATATCGAAAAGGATTTTGATTTGGTCATGACCAGTGTCACCACAAAGACAACTCCTAAGATAGGGTATTTTTCGCCGACGCTGAGTTATGAAGAAGTTGCCTATCGTGCGGCTGATTTTGCCTCATTTCTGCCCCTGTTCAACATTTCCGGTTCACCGGCGATTGCGTTGCCATTAGGGGTGGCTTCCAATGGCATGCCGGTCGGCGTTCAGTTTGCCGCGCCACACGGACAGGATCGTTTGTTGCTGGAACTCGCACTCGAACTGGAATCCGTACAGCCGTTCAGGCAGATATACAATGTGTAG
- the bla gene encoding class A beta-lactamase, subclass A2: MPKISTLLFCFLIGFTCSVNAQQDSLYSTIKMLADAAKGRVSVSVIDIESSTQFEYYGDQPCVMQSVFKFPIALAILDRIDKGEFSLKHKIHITPKEMTKGTWSPMRDSFPDGNVNITFEKLLRYMVSQSDNIACDVLMRHLGKPKTVEKYIRKFGIEDFSMRYNEAGMHKRWNNQYKNWCTPKEMTNLLQLFYQGKIISKPNTEFLYQLMTETTTGQNRLVNLLPAGTIVAHKTGSSDTDSKGMTAAVNDVGIITLPNGKHIAIAVFVNDAYAPYEILERVIAQIGKAAYDNFRK, translated from the coding sequence ATGCCTAAAATATCCACCCTACTGTTTTGCTTCCTAATAGGATTTACCTGTTCCGTTAATGCCCAGCAGGATTCACTTTATAGTACAATAAAAATGCTAGCAGATGCCGCAAAAGGCAGGGTAAGTGTTTCTGTTATTGATATAGAAAGTTCAACTCAATTCGAGTATTACGGTGATCAGCCCTGTGTGATGCAGAGTGTTTTTAAATTCCCTATCGCCTTAGCCATTCTGGACAGAATAGACAAAGGTGAATTTTCCCTGAAGCACAAAATACACATCACCCCAAAAGAGATGACCAAGGGTACCTGGAGCCCGATGCGTGACTCCTTTCCGGATGGCAATGTCAATATCACCTTTGAAAAGCTCCTGCGTTATATGGTGTCGCAAAGTGACAATATCGCCTGCGATGTGCTGATGCGCCATTTGGGCAAACCCAAAACCGTGGAGAAATATATCCGCAAATTCGGTATAGAGGATTTTTCGATGAGATACAATGAAGCCGGTATGCATAAGAGATGGAACAATCAGTACAAAAACTGGTGTACGCCTAAGGAAATGACAAATCTGCTGCAACTGTTTTACCAGGGAAAAATTATATCCAAACCCAATACAGAATTTTTATACCAGCTCATGACAGAGACAACCACCGGGCAAAACCGTTTGGTCAATCTCTTACCCGCTGGAACGATAGTGGCGCATAAGACAGGCAGTTCTGATACCGACTCAAAGGGCATGACTGCAGCAGTAAATGATGTGGGCATCATCACCCTGCCGAACGGGAAACACATTGCCATAGCTGTCTTTGTCAATGATGCATACGCCCCGTATGAGATTTTGGAACGTGTAATTGCACAAATTGGTAAAGCTGCGTATGACAATTTCCGAAAATGA
- a CDS encoding Na/Pi cotransporter family protein, giving the protein MQLIRLTAGIGLFLFAMHLIEESLKNLSGRNFKLFLQRMTQNRLGAVAGGAIVTGVLQSSSMVSLMVLAFVGAGVFTMKNAMAIILGANLGTTLDSWLVATLGFKVNIDNAAYPAVGIGGLLLILFANRKSVKYTAYFLLGFGLLFIGLSFMKTAMEAEVQQFDFSKYAQLPLLVFLLLGFLITMLVQSSSVTMALTLSALYAGAVTFPAAAALVLGSETGTTIKIMLGAIGGNASKKRVALGNFLFNIWLTFGSFIFLSSILRFIKVILEIADPMIGLVTFQTMINLVSIVVFLPFLNPFARFLERFFKDTDASAAAYIGNANVAEPQTALDLFGKETEYFIHNCMLFNLGQFETDTDVMEAHPEFNRINENRKFLYKSQEEKYDFLKQLQGELQSFYLDLRIKTDDEQEGELNQLIAAVRSSMYAVKGIKDISTNITNLRHSSKDIKYDFFMNHKKETKELYDQFHAFMMRKKTASFESLKEVLDSIEYNYSYALNDFYKDAQNAPVEDLDMTIVINFNRELFTSNKAMLMAVKDFLLNEKDAESFNEIPVYRT; this is encoded by the coding sequence ATGCAGTTGATCAGGTTGACAGCTGGTATCGGCTTGTTTCTGTTCGCTATGCACCTCATAGAGGAGTCGCTTAAAAATTTATCGGGCAGAAACTTCAAACTTTTTCTGCAGCGCATGACTCAAAACAGATTGGGTGCCGTGGCGGGCGGTGCCATTGTTACGGGTGTACTGCAAAGCAGCTCAATGGTATCCCTGATGGTGCTGGCGTTTGTCGGAGCCGGCGTATTTACGATGAAAAATGCCATGGCAATTATTCTCGGGGCTAATCTCGGCACCACGCTGGACAGCTGGCTGGTGGCAACGCTCGGCTTTAAAGTGAATATTGATAATGCTGCCTATCCGGCAGTAGGTATTGGCGGCTTGCTGTTAATACTGTTTGCAAACCGAAAGTCCGTAAAATATACTGCCTACTTCCTGCTCGGGTTCGGTTTGCTTTTCATCGGTTTGTCGTTTATGAAAACTGCCATGGAGGCGGAAGTGCAGCAGTTTGATTTTTCAAAATATGCACAGTTGCCACTGCTTGTATTTTTACTGCTTGGTTTTCTCATTACCATGCTGGTACAGTCGAGTTCCGTCACCATGGCCCTAACACTGAGTGCGCTCTATGCCGGTGCTGTTACGTTCCCGGCAGCAGCGGCGCTGGTGCTCGGCTCTGAAACAGGCACTACCATAAAAATCATGTTGGGCGCTATTGGCGGCAATGCTTCTAAAAAACGAGTGGCACTTGGGAATTTCCTGTTTAACATATGGCTGACCTTCGGATCATTCATTTTCTTAAGTTCCATACTTCGGTTTATTAAGGTTATACTCGAGATTGCTGATCCGATGATTGGCCTGGTGACGTTTCAAACGATGATAAATTTAGTATCGATTGTTGTTTTTCTTCCGTTCCTGAATCCGTTTGCCAGATTTCTGGAGCGGTTCTTTAAAGATACGGATGCTTCTGCAGCCGCATATATTGGTAATGCGAATGTGGCGGAGCCTCAAACTGCACTGGATTTGTTCGGCAAGGAAACAGAATATTTTATCCATAACTGCATGCTGTTTAATTTAGGACAGTTTGAAACGGATACAGATGTAATGGAAGCGCATCCGGAATTCAATAGAATCAATGAAAATCGTAAATTCTTATATAAATCACAGGAAGAAAAATATGATTTTCTCAAACAGTTACAGGGAGAGTTGCAGTCATTTTATCTGGATCTCCGGATAAAAACCGATGATGAGCAGGAAGGTGAACTCAATCAGTTAATAGCAGCCGTCCGCAGTTCAATGTATGCCGTAAAGGGAATCAAGGATATAAGTACAAATATCACCAACCTCCGCCATTCCTCTAAAGATATCAAGTATGATTTCTTTATGAATCACAAAAAAGAAACGAAGGAATTGTATGATCAGTTCCATGCCTTTATGATGCGAAAAAAAACGGCATCATTTGAAAGTCTGAAGGAGGTACTTGATTCCATAGAATATAACTACAGTTATGCACTGAATGATTTTTACAAAGACGCACAAAATGCACCCGTTGAGGATTTGGACATGACTATCGTCATTAACTTCAATCGTGAATTATTTACATCAAATAAAGCCATGCTGATGGCGGTAAAGGATTTTTTATTAAATGAGAAAGACGCGGAATCGTTTAATGAGATTCCTGTGTACCGGACTTAG
- a CDS encoding AI-2E family transporter: MITDSTAFLKKLLVIFLVVSGLYLAEEFLIPLSLGALLATFFLPFCKWMEEKKIPRAIAVFTCLVLLLSVFYSLVALIGWQVSKLTGDLSFLKQKAIDAFDATQLFIFDHFGISAKAQSQLLKDQQSSFTGYLEKFANSMAAVFTGFIITMVYFILLLYYRNHIKKFMLKLVPASKQVEAEHIIYSAANVSTQYLQGLSKMILCLWIMYTIGFSIAGVENALFFAILCGLLEIVPFIGNLTGTTITVLVAAAHGASYAMMGGIILTYGIVQFIQGWVLEPIILGPNVKINPLFTILALVVGEIIWGIPGIVLAIPITAIFKIVCDHIEPLKPYGFLIGALGTAKTETHFIKKIKNWFKKI; this comes from the coding sequence ATGATTACAGACTCCACGGCCTTCCTGAAAAAATTGCTGGTTATATTCCTGGTAGTGTCCGGTTTATACCTTGCTGAAGAGTTCCTGATTCCACTTTCTTTAGGCGCATTACTGGCTACATTCTTTTTGCCATTCTGCAAATGGATGGAGGAAAAAAAGATCCCCCGTGCCATAGCTGTATTTACCTGCCTTGTGCTGCTATTATCCGTATTTTACAGTTTAGTCGCCCTTATCGGCTGGCAGGTTTCCAAACTGACCGGCGATCTTTCCTTTTTAAAACAAAAAGCGATAGATGCATTTGATGCCACCCAGTTATTCATATTCGATCATTTCGGTATTTCCGCAAAAGCGCAGTCTCAACTCCTGAAGGACCAGCAATCCAGCTTTACAGGATATCTGGAAAAATTTGCCAATTCCATGGCTGCTGTCTTTACCGGATTTATTATCACGATGGTCTATTTCATTTTACTGTTGTATTACCGCAATCACATTAAGAAATTTATGCTTAAATTGGTTCCTGCTTCGAAACAGGTAGAAGCCGAACATATCATATACAGTGCCGCCAACGTTTCCACACAATACCTCCAGGGGCTCAGTAAAATGATACTATGTTTATGGATAATGTACACCATCGGCTTTTCTATCGCCGGGGTTGAAAACGCCCTGTTTTTTGCCATACTATGCGGACTGCTTGAGATTGTACCTTTCATAGGGAATTTAACGGGTACCACCATCACCGTTTTGGTAGCAGCTGCCCATGGGGCGAGTTATGCCATGATGGGTGGTATTATCCTGACATATGGCATTGTACAATTTATCCAGGGATGGGTATTGGAACCTATTATTTTGGGACCCAATGTTAAAATCAACCCTCTGTTTACCATACTGGCACTGGTGGTGGGGGAAATCATATGGGGTATCCCCGGTATTGTACTGGCCATACCTATCACCGCCATCTTCAAAATAGTTTGCGACCATATTGAACCTTTGAAGCCTTATGGCTTTCTTATTGGCGCATTGGGAACAGCTAAAACCGAAACTCATTTTATTAAAAAGATAAAAAACTGGTTTAAAAAAATCTGA
- a CDS encoding fatty acid desaturase, with product MLHQPFLYCPTWYQSTQAHFNWWAVLAYHVLNYGPYFAFFSQIATLIHKEGHEPRGLFKKPFAFLNKFYGYFLAPLYGHVPEGYPMGHMRIHHKYNNAPDDVTSTVFYDRTQAMRFMIYLFEFMLFWTGISIAFHHYKNNRMDDFGKMIRGMLLFYGLIAVVMYFNFWFGFAYLLLPHLSAIIFLAAINYTWHAWTDPSEPKNIYKNSITIINGQYNVYNEDYHVEHHKRPQTHWEEYPKNYEKFRNEYAANRAIIFQDTQAFEVFFLLLFGDYDKMADKMVDLNNDMSKEDKIKLLKERLQPAH from the coding sequence TTGTTGCACCAACCCTTTTTATATTGTCCTACTTGGTATCAATCCACCCAGGCGCATTTCAACTGGTGGGCCGTACTGGCGTACCATGTTCTAAACTACGGTCCCTACTTTGCCTTCTTTTCGCAGATAGCAACACTGATACATAAAGAAGGCCATGAACCAAGAGGATTATTCAAAAAACCATTTGCGTTTCTAAATAAATTTTACGGCTACTTTCTTGCCCCCTTATACGGCCATGTTCCGGAAGGTTATCCAATGGGACATATGCGTATCCACCATAAATACAACAATGCCCCGGATGACGTCACCTCAACTGTATTTTATGACAGAACCCAGGCTATGCGTTTTATGATTTACCTGTTTGAATTCATGCTGTTCTGGACCGGCATTTCCATTGCTTTTCACCATTACAAAAATAACAGGATGGATGATTTCGGAAAAATGATCAGGGGAATGCTTTTGTTTTATGGATTGATTGCTGTCGTCATGTATTTTAATTTCTGGTTTGGATTTGCATATCTGTTATTGCCGCATCTTTCCGCCATCATCTTCTTAGCTGCTATCAACTACACCTGGCATGCCTGGACAGACCCGTCGGAACCGAAAAACATATACAAAAACAGCATTACCATCATTAACGGGCAGTATAACGTATACAACGAAGATTACCATGTAGAGCACCACAAAAGGCCTCAAACTCATTGGGAAGAATACCCGAAGAATTATGAAAAATTCAGGAATGAGTATGCTGCCAACCGCGCCATCATCTTTCAGGATACACAGGCATTTGAAGTGTTTTTCCTGTTGTTGTTTGGTGATTATGATAAAATGGCCGACAAGATGGTAGACTTAAACAATGACATGAGCAAAGAAGACAAGATAAAGTTGCTTAAAGAACGTTTACAGCCGGCACATTAA